A region from the Aphis gossypii isolate Hap1 chromosome 1, ASM2018417v2, whole genome shotgun sequence genome encodes:
- the LOC114130037 gene encoding endoplasmic reticulum mannosyl-oligosaccharide 1,2-alpha-mannosidase encodes MIKDHVSLNFDTVLLTGPTQKYSCKSFYRRFWRQLSKLQKLILYLLASVILISLLLWFIGSTKNLEELSETNAIKLPQATIWPQNVKVNLPNYVDSVKINEIEDVETPDQKEQIAAPISNDAANLPSGEGIQFTPATGHRQTAVLNAFKHAWKGYCSYAWGHDHVKPISRKYQDWFNLGLTIVDSLDTLWIMNLKKEFDEAREWVSTSFNLDHYKDVNLFETTIRVLGGFLSAYHLSGDSLFLDKALDIGSRLMPCFTKSPSPIPYSDVNLISHMAHSPKWSPDSSTAEVSTIQLEFRDLSRSTGTQNFENVAFKVSEHIHTLEKPNGLVPIYINPNTGKFHRGSEIKIGARGDSYYEYLLKQWIQTGKSIDFLKDDYLEAIDGIITQLVRTSPKRNLTYIGELKAGSRNFHPKMDHLVCYLPGTLALGVHYGMPSSHMRLAEKLMETCYRMYADQPTFLSPEIVYFGTNTDVNQDMYVNINDAHSLLRPEFVESLWYMYQISGNTTYQDWGWLIFQAFERHTKVAGGFTSIGNVLDPEDTRPQDMTESFFFAETLKYLYLLMSDDRHMLSIDKYVVNSEGHPLPINNR; translated from the exons ATGATAAAAGACCATGTGTCGTTGAATTTCGACACAGTTTTGTTGACGGGTCCTACGCAAAAATACAGCTGCAAAAGTTTTTATAGAAGG TTTTGGAGACAATTATCAAAGTtacagaaattaattttatacctgtTGGcgagtgtaatattaatttcacttCTATTGTGGTTTATTGGATCTACTAAGAATCTTGAAGAATTATCTGAGACCAATGCTATTAAATTACCACAAGCAACTATTTGGCCCCAGAATGTT AAAGTTAATTTACCAAATTATGTAgattcagtaaaaataaatgaaattgaagATGTTGAAACTCCAGATCAAAAAGAACAAATTGCCGCACCAATATCTAATGATGCTGCAAACTTACCGTCTGGTGAAGGTATTCAGTTTACGCCAGCAACGGGTCATAGACAAACCGCagttttaaatgcatttaaacaTGCATGGAAAGGATATTGCAGTTATGCCTGGGGACATGATCATGTAAAACCTATAAGTAGAAAGTACCAAGATTGGTTTAATCTAGGATTGACCATTGTTGATTCTTTAGACACACTATGGataatgaatttgaaaaaag aatttgatGAAGCTCGTGAATGGGTTAGTACCAGTTTTAACCTTGACCATTATAAAGATGTCAACCTTTTTGAAACTACAATTAGAGTGTTGGGTGGATTTTTAAGTGCTTACCATTTGTCGGGTGATTCATTATTTCTTGATAAAGCT cTAGATATTGGTTCACGACTTATGCCATGTTTTACAAAATCTCCATCACCAATACCATATTCAGATGTTAATCTTATCTCACATATGGCTCATTCGCCTAAATGGAGCCCAGATTCGAGTACAGCTGAGGTATCTACCATACAATTAGAATTTAGAGATTTATCAAGGTCTACTGGTACACAAAACTTTGAA AATGTTGCATTCAAAGTATCAGAACATATTCATACATTAGAAAAACCTAATGGACTTGTGCCCATCTATATAAATCCAAATACAGGCAAATTTCATAGAGGGTCTGAGATTAAAATTGGTGCTAGAGGTGATAGTTATTATGAATATCTTTTGAAACAATGGATCCAAACTGGAAAATCAATTGattt tttgaaGGATGATTATTTGGAAGCCATTGATGGTATAATCACACAATTAGTACGGACATCACCCAAAagaaatttaacatatatagGAGAACTGAAGGCAGGGTCACGAAATTTTCACCCAAAGATGGATCATTTAGTATGCTACTTACCGGGCACATTAGCACTTGGTGTTCACTATGGTATGCCTTCTAGTCATATGAGATTGGCTGAAAAATTGATGGAAACATGCTATCGTATGTATGCCGACCAACCAACATTTTTATCCCcagaaattgtatattttggtaCAAAT acGGATGTCAATCAAGAcatgtatgttaatattaatgatgcaCATAGCCTATTACGGCCTGAATTTGTTGAAAGTCTTTGGTACATGTATCAAATATCAGGCAATACAACATATCAGGATTGGGGTTGGTTAATATTTCAAGCATTTGAACGACATACTAAAGTAGCTGGTGGTTTTACATCCATTGGCAATGTGTTAGATCCAGAAGATACGCGTCCTCAAGACATGACTGAATCATTCTTTTTTGCAGAAACCCTGAAGTATCTATATTTGTTAATGTCTGATGATCGACACATGCTATCTATTGATAAGTATGTGGTTAACAGTGAAGGGCATCCATTGCCAATTAATAACCggtga
- the LOC114132808 gene encoding ring canal kelch homolog, with translation MPVVVKIHNTTRFDHADTGWYFHKKKEMDDTVMENSTCESNDQKEIMTFKRCEQKTYKNSSHMVGVFEVLQSLRKDKVLCDIRIETDDGTIIFGHKVVFISVSTYFSEIFIDFNESNIDHINIRELDSNILQLLINYIYTGEIIITKGYVKVLLAAANLLQIDYVKNVCSEFLQIQLDASNCLSIKAFADLYDCMELSTSSQTYIKNRFLEVVNYDEFLSLTSVEVIKLISCNDIIVPLEEKVFECVIHWLKHELDSRKSFLPELMEHVRLPLISKQYLLEKVVDEPLLKSSPKCKDYINESLQFHLLKYLQPFTVSQTIRSTPRQSIGFQKVILMLYFYPRKSSVTYWYDNIWQPAPTMSKWFEYGRLTVINDQFVLAMGSVCLGSSCVRVKMLDISSQSPSWIPMMDMLVNRKYFGVGSLDNCVYAIGGRDGDTNIFNNAEVFDTNTNKWKMVISNMSTKRYGHGVGVLNNLLYVVGGYDGNVYLNTVECYDPCLDTWTPVAAMSECRFECGVGVLDGVLYVIGGYNKSKCFNSVEAYTPSSGVWTTIADMHFCRRSFGVVILNGLLHVIGGCFDKNVVNSIEIYNPKTNTWSLKALSKNVGYIYGGVVVNRPSHFKTYDD, from the exons ATGCCTGTTGTAGTAAAGATACATAACACAACTCGATTTGACCACGCTGACACTGGTTGG tattttcataaaaaaaaagagatgGATGACACTGTAATGGAAAATTCAACATGTGAATCAAATGATCAGAAGGAGATTATGACATTTAAAAGGTGTgaacaaaaaacatataaaaatagctCACACATGGTTGGAGTATTTGAAGTCCTTCAATCTTTACGCAA agaTAAAGTTTTATGTGATATCAGAATAGAAACGGATGatggtacaataatatttggacataaagttgtttttatatcaGTTAGTACTTATTTCAGTGAgattttcattgattttaatgAAAGCAATAtagatcatattaatataagagaattagattcaaatattttacaactcttgataaattatatttatactggcGAAATCATAATCACTAAAGGCTATGTAAag GTCTTGTTAGCAGCTGCAAATCTTTTACAGATAgactatgtaaaaaatgtttgttctgAATTCTTACAAATACAACTAGATGCTTCAAATTGTCTTAGTATCAAAGCATTTGCTGACTTGTATGACTGTATGGAATTGTCGACTAGTTctcaaacatatattaaaaatcgattttt aGAAGTGGTTAACTATGATGAGTTTCTATCTTTAACTTCTGTAGAagtaattaaactaatttccTGTAATGACATTATTGTTCCACTAGAAGAAAAA gtatttgaatGTGTAATTCATTGGTTAAAACATGAATTGGATAGTAGAAAAAGTTTTTTGCCCGAACTAATGGAACATGTTCGTTTGCCATTAATCTCAAAAcagtatttattagaaaaagtaGTTGATGAACCTCTTCTTAAAAGTAGTcctaaat gtaaAGATTATATAAACGAATCATTGCAATTTCATTTACTAAAGTATCTACAACCCTTCACAGTCTCACAAACAATTCGGAGTACACCTAGACAGTCTATtggttttcaaaaa gttATTCTAATGTTATACTTTTATCCAAGAAAGTCTAGTGTAACTTACTGGTATGACAACATTTGGCAGCCTGCCCCAACAATGAGCAAATGGTTTGAATATGGTCGCTTAACTGTAATCaatgatcaatttgtattAGCTATGGGTAGTGTTTGTCTTGGGTCAAGTTGTGTACGTGTTAAAATGCTTGATATTTCTTCACAATCACCCAGTTGGATACCTATGATGGACATGTTAGTTAATCGCAAATATTTTGGAGTAGGTTCATTAGATAATTGTGTATATGCC atTGGTGGTCGTGATGgagatactaatatatttaataacgcaGAGGTTTTTGACACTAATACCAATAAATGGAAAATggttataagtaatatgtcTACTAAGAGGTATGGTCATGGTGTTGGAGTACTCAACAACCTCTTGTATGtt GTAGGAGGTTATGAtggtaatgtatatttaaacactGTCGAATGTTATGATCCCTGCCTTGATACATGGACACCAGTAGCAGCAATGTCTGAATGTCGCTTTGAGTGTGGTGTAGGAGTCTTAGATGgtgttttatatgttattggtggttataataaatcaaaatgtttcaatAGTGTTGAAGCCTATACACCGAGTTCTGGAGTTTGGACTACTATTGCTGACATGCATTTCTGCAGACGGAGTTttg GAGTAGTCATATTAAATGGTTTATTACATGTTATTGGAGGATGTTtcgataaaaatgttgtgaaTTCTATTGAGATTTACAATCCCAAAACCAATACCTGGTCATTAAAAGCATTGTCAAAAAATGTTGGTTACATTTATGGCGGAGTTGTTGTTAATAGACcttcacattttaaaacttatgatGATTAA
- the LOC126555851 gene encoding uncharacterized protein LOC126555851 → MSEIDDVDIELLIGEVKSRKEIWNIADENYHDRTKKRSAWISICQNFFLSFDEKDDKERNYICMYSQMIRNIIKIRQNLENAQIIFETPPSYTQSSSSKKRKHDLESSLIDYLNTPIPSQIITTPAPEPNPDRSFFDSILPSIANLTEDQKIEFRCEVLNIIKRMRAATLPQQNYGYPRINQDYLYANQTSQLSNYSPQIASYHHQTPNYMQQRPQKFTRPGPYSAPLPQSNNMRQSPPRYTQPGPYSAPLPQSNNYGMDSNPTSPCISIGNSYCVSEEDSLDIN, encoded by the exons ATGTCCGAAATCGACGATGTTGACATCGAGTTGTTGATCGGTGAAGTCAAAAGTCGTAAAGAAATTTGGAACATCGCTGATGAAAATTATCACGATAGGACCAAAAAAAGAAGTGCTTGGATAAGCATCTGtcagaatttttttctatcgTTTGATGAAAAGGATGACAAAGaaagaaattatatatgtatgtattcgCAAATGATtcgcaatattattaaaattcgtcaaaatctcGAAAATGCAcagattatttt TGAAACACCTCCCTCATACACACAAAGCAGTTCATCAAAAAAACGCAAACACGACTTAGAGTCATctttaatagattatttaaacacTCCTATTCCTAGTCAAATTATAACAACACCAGCTCCAGAACCAAATCCAGACAGGTCTTTTTTCGATAGCATATTGCCATCCATTGCAAATTTAACAGAAGACCAGAAAATAGAATTCCGCTGTGaggtactaaatattataaaacggaTGAGGGCTGCAACTTTACCGCAACAAAACTATGGTTATCCACGAATTAATCAGGATTATTTATATGCTAATCAAACATCACAGTTATCAAACTACTCTCCTCAAATTGCATCATACCACCATCAAACTCCCAATTACATGCAACAACGGCCCCAAAAATTTACTCGGCCTGGTCCATATTCTGCTCCACTTCCTCAATCAAATAACATGCGACAAAGCCCGCCAAGATATACTCAACCTGGTCCATATTCTGCTCCACTTCCTCAATCAAATAACTATGGGATGGATTCCAATCCTACATCTCCATGTATATCAATTGGAAACAGTTACTGTGTTAGTGAAGAAGATAGTCttgacattaattaa